One stretch of Sander vitreus isolate 19-12246 chromosome 16, sanVit1, whole genome shotgun sequence DNA includes these proteins:
- the LOC144531416 gene encoding uncharacterized protein LOC144531416, producing MDALTEDVARSDMDTEMTALTPEDITEQNLEGSDEVEILRNSLREAVHDDNVRPKMQCLMMDSSFSMVTMQGEDSGIAWETTPSRCTTPWASEAGNFTMDLSSPVAVRPATPGSVPAGKIIFVMDEELMSRRKKTKERVNQKSKGDRLREVAESSGNISGRPELVEFSQPNVKTEEGDEEEAIDPLVDKEQKLFRLVSEGSEILNIVVPPKFASVDEEESKEMVDNLSYLEESLLPKASEETHDNELVLTGPDAAGGDQVKPSSSISTNVMDPPGAPVARPLGRGAAGNVDYFEAFTMVDAEAPGSPAVIAQGLVEQETEAEAATEIQDTEKPAQSEDNTTTTITVDDDNLDTISLEEINSDLLDEVFYGGTDSYVMKTLDKEGRCDEPSRLPSKPSGSNLFGSQEDILTPIFLPEGPRKIIDQILLEEPKAMAFLYTDLYEEAIGSRKKEEDTESMTSEKSFHSRHSDREARGYLEKYVLVDETPAVEVEPTDEEKCPEEGPRVLSQDLYDFGDLLSEPEKGEMSNTEEEITDFLRTCDNSSPCDVDPFPQSLEEDETQSTTKTKVKMDKNVSIKVEKVAKIPEEPLSVSSFEFLSEELDWGSIDDREALDEKETISTDQELWKKDFEMQRPVAPPRRKATSVPKACLDLTPLTPVDDIMQEKEEAGGKEQRVEEKETASPAEPADEGDADGEEMMQPFSNVALFENALAAVESPQTESVENCIETAVRNTNPAAAQEKETKIVEEKETSETEAAVKQTEPEGVEIQSSELAKTESPEKQGDNSTEPAKDKGQCVIL from the exons ATGGATGCTTTGACTGAAGATGTGGCACGGTCGGATATGGACACTGAGATGACAGCGTTGACACCTGAGGATATAACTGAACAAAACCTCGAGGGCAGTGATGAAGTGGAAATCCTTAGAAACAG TTTACGCGAGGCCGTCCACGATGACAATGTCCGGCCCAAGATGCAGTGCCTGATGATGGACTCTTCCTTCTCTATGGTAACTATGCAAGGCGAAGACAGCGGGATCGCGTGGGAGACTACCCCTAGTCGCTGCACCACGCCTTGGGCATCCGAAGCTGGAAACTTTACTATGGATCTCAGCTCTCCAGTTGCAGTGCGGCCTGCAACACCTGGGTCTGTTCCAGCAGGGAAGATTATCTTTGTCATGGACGAGGAGTTGATGTCAAGACGGAAGAAAACTAAAGAGAGGGTAAATCAGAAGAGCAAAGGCGACAGACTACGGGAAGTTGCAGAAAGTTCTGGGAACATCTCCGGAAGGCCGGAGTTAGTAGAATTCTCGCAGCCAAATGTGAAAACCGAGGAAGGAGACGAAGAGGAGGCGATTGATCCTCTGGTAGATAAAGAGCAAAAGCTATTCAGGTTAGTGTCCGAGGGCTCTGAAATCCTCAACATCGTTGTTCCTCCAAAATTCGCTTCTGTGGATGAAGAGGAGAGCAAAGAAATGGTGGACAACCTTTCTTATCTGGAGGAGAGCCTTCTTCCTAAAGCCAGTGAAGAGACTCATGATAACGAGCTGGTGTTGACAGGACCAGATGCAGCAGGAGGTGACCAGGTCAAGCCCTCGTCTTCCATAAGTACAAATGTAATGGATCCACCAGGGGCTCCAGTGGCCAGACCTCTGGGCAGAGGAGCTGCTGGCAATGTGGACTACTTTGAGGCGTTCACCATGGTTGATGCTGAGGCTCCAGGAAGTCCTGCTGTGATCGCACAGGGACTGGTGGAGCAAGAAACAGAGGCAGAAGCTGCCACTGAGATCCAGGACACCGAGAAACCTGCGCAGTCTGAAGACAACACCACCACAACCATAACTGTGGATGATGACAATTTAGACACAATCAGCCTTGAGGAAATCAACAGCGATCTTCTAGATGAAGTCTTCTACGGCGGTACAGACAGCTATGTCATGAAAACTCTAGACAAAGAAGGCAGATGTGACGAGCCTTCAAGGCTCCCTTCAAAACCGAGCGGCTCGAATTTGTTCGGAAGCCAAGAGGACATCCTCACTCCAATCTTTCTACCAGAAGGACCTCGCAAAATTATCGACCAAATTTTGCTGGAGGAGCCCAAAGCCATGGCTTTCCTTTACACTGACCTGTACGAGGAAGCAATCGGCAGTCggaaaaaagaagaggataCAGAAAGCATGACGTCTGAGAAGTCTTTTCACAGCAGGCATTCGGACCGTGAGGCCAGGGGATATTTAGAGAAATATGTCCTTGTAGATGAGACTCCTGCGGTGGAAGTGGAACCAACCGATGAAGAGAAATGCCCAGAGGAAGGTCCTCGGGTATTGTCCCAAGATTTGTATGATTTTGGCGATCTGCTGTCCGAGCCTGAAAAAGGTGAGATGTCAAATACAGAGGAGGAAATCACAGACTTCTTGAGGACCTGTGACAATTCTTCTCCATGTGATGTAGACCCATTCCCTCAATCCCTCGAAGAGGATGAAACCCAATCAACTACAAAAACTAAAGTCAAGATGGACAAAAATGTCTCCATCAAGGTAGAAAAGGTCGCTAAAATCCCAGAAGAGCCACTTAGCGTCTCAAGCTtcgagtttctctcagaggAACTCGACTGGGGAAGCATAGATGATCGTGAAGCTCTGGACGAGAAAGAAACAATCAGTACAGATCAGGAACTGTGGAAAAAAGATTTTGAAATGCAAAGGCCAGTTGCCCCCCCAAGGAGAAAGGCCACATCCGTTCCTAAGGCATGTCTGGACCTCACACCTCTGACCCCAGTTGATGACATTATGCAGGAAAAAGAAGAGGCTGGTGGAAAGGAACAGAGggtggaggagaaagagacCGCATCACCAGCAGAGCCTGCCGACGAGGGAGATGCAGATGGAGAGGAAATGATGCAACCCTTCTCCAATGTTGCTCTATTCGAAAATGCCCTGGCTGCAGTGGAGTCCCCACAAACTGAAAGTGTAGAAAATTGCATCGAAACAGCTGTGAGAAACACAAATCCAGCTGCAGCTCAGGAGAAAGAAACTAAAATAGtagaagaaaaggaaacaagCGAGACTGAAGCAGCTGTAAAACAAACTGAACCAGAAGGAGTAGAGATTCAGTCATCAGAattagctaaaacagagagtcCAGAGAAACAAGGCGATAATTCAACTGAACCAGCTAAAGACAAAGGACAGTGTGTAATACTCTAA